The window CGGTGGGTGGTGGTGAGCGGCAGGCCGGCGGCGGAAGCGACCTCGGCCAGCCGCAGCCGCGGGTGGCGCGCGGTGAAGGCCCCGAGCACCTGCAGCGTCCGCGTGGTCAGCGTCATGAGGCGGAGAGGATCCCACCTGGCGGAACGCGCCGGGCGTGCGGTCCAGGCGGTCACGTAGCGTCCGAGCTGTCCTGACACGCACCGAGCAGGAGGTTCGACGATGACCGCCACTGCCGAGTCCCGCAGCACCACCACGCCCGCCCCGACAGGGAGCCTCATCGACGAGGCCGCCGTCAGCGGGAAGATCTTCATCGACGGCCAGTGGGTGCCCGGCAGCTCGCAGGCCCCCTCGGTGGCCCCCGCCACCGGCGAGACCATCGCCACCGTGGGCCTGGCCGGCCCCGACGACGTGGCTCGCGCCGCCGAGGGAGCCGCACGCGCCCAGAAGGCGTGGGCCGCCACCCCGCACCCGCAGCGCGCCGCCGTCCTGCGCCGCGCCGGGCAGCTGTGGGAGCAGCACGCCGAGGAGGTCATGGGCTGGAACGTCCGCGAGGTCGGCGCCATCCCCCCGCTGGCCGGGTTCGCGCTCCACGTCACCGCCGCCGAGTGCTACGAGGCCGCGTCGCTGCCCTCGGCGCCGCGCGGCACGGTGCTGTCCAGCGAGGAGCCGCGCCTGTCGCTGGCCGAGCAGGTGCCGGTGGGCGTGGTCGGCGTCATCTCCCCGTTCAACGTGCCGCTCATCCTCGGCATCCGCGCGGTGGCCCCGGCGCTGGCGCTCGGCAACGCCGTGCTGCTCAAGCCGGACCCCCGCACGGTCATGACCGGTGGTGTGGCGTTCGTGCGGATCTTCGAGGAGGCGGGCCTGCCCGCAGGCCTGCTGCAGCTGGTGCCCGGTGGCGCCGACGTCGGCGAGGCGCTGGTCACCGACCCGCGCGTGCGCGTCATCGCCTTCACCGGCTCCACCCGCGCGGGCCGGGCCGTGGGCGAGTTGGCGGGGCGCCACCTCAAGCGCGCGCACCTGGAGCTGGGCGGCAACAGCGCGTTCCTCGTGCGGGAGGACGCCGACGTCGACAAGGCCGTCAACCTCGCCACGTGGGGCTCGTTCCTCCACCAGGGCCAGATCTGCATGACGGTCGGCCGCCACATCGTCCACGAGTCGGTCTTCGACGAGTACGTCGAGAAGCTGGCCGCCAAGGCGGACTCGATGCACGTCGGCGACCCGGCCGCCGGGCAGGTGCACCTCGGCCCGCTCATCGACGAGGTCCAGCGCGACCGCGTGCACTCCCTCGTGCAGGACGCCGTGGCCCAGGGCGCCCAGCTGCGTGCCGGCGGCACCTACGAGGACCTCTTCTACCGCCCCACCGTGCTGGCGCACACCCCGAAGGACGCGCAGGCGTACTGCGAGGAGGTGTTCGGCCCCGTGGCGTCGGTGGTC of the Quadrisphaera sp. RL12-1S genome contains:
- a CDS encoding benzaldehyde dehydrogenase, translating into MTATAESRSTTTPAPTGSLIDEAAVSGKIFIDGQWVPGSSQAPSVAPATGETIATVGLAGPDDVARAAEGAARAQKAWAATPHPQRAAVLRRAGQLWEQHAEEVMGWNVREVGAIPPLAGFALHVTAAECYEAASLPSAPRGTVLSSEEPRLSLAEQVPVGVVGVISPFNVPLILGIRAVAPALALGNAVLLKPDPRTVMTGGVAFVRIFEEAGLPAGLLQLVPGGADVGEALVTDPRVRVIAFTGSTRAGRAVGELAGRHLKRAHLELGGNSAFLVREDADVDKAVNLATWGSFLHQGQICMTVGRHIVHESVFDEYVEKLAAKADSMHVGDPAAGQVHLGPLIDEVQRDRVHSLVQDAVAQGAQLRAGGTYEDLFYRPTVLAHTPKDAQAYCEEVFGPVASVVSYATDDEAVELASATEYGLSLGIVSKDALGALELARRIPTGIVHINDQTVNDEANTPFGGVGASGTGSRHGGAQANVEAFTETRWITLRREPGQYPL